GCATTGCGCGGCACCTTCGAGCGTGAAACCGAGCAAGGTTTCTACGCTTACGAATTAAGCCAGAGCGACAAGGATGAGACCGAACGTCTGCGTCAGTACATCCTTCAGCAACATCGTCTGACACATCCCGCCCTGCACATCTGATCTCAGGTATCCAGGTTTCCTGCCAGGAACTGTTTCAAACGCTGACGCATCACCATCCCCTCATTTCCCAGACAACCGATCGACGATCCGGCCAGGCTGTCCTGTGCCAGGTCCGACGCATCGCCAGCCAGCAGCAACTGACAATCCAGGCTCAAGGCCAGTCGATTCAGACGTCGAGGCAACTCGGGGGCCGGCGCGTGGTTGGACACCAGCACCAGTGCCGTGGGCTTGATACACTCGCAAACCAGGGTCAACTCGTCGAAGGGCTGACCGATCGCCAGCAGTTGAATAGCCGAGTCGACACTGCTCAGGTACAGCGCCGTGACCAGCACTTCGAGTTCATGAGCCTGATCGGCCAAGGCGCAGACAATCACGCGTCGAGGCTGCATGACGCGCACCAGCAACATGCGCTGCAACACACGAGAACGCAGGAAACCATCCAGAAACAGCCATTCGCTGGTCTGACCGAACGCGTGATGGCGCTGCAGCATCAGCTTCCAGATCGGCATCAGGATGTCCTGGAACACCACGGTCAGGGGGTAACTGGAAAAAATCTGTCCATAGACTTGCTCCAGCTTAACCTCGTCAAACGCCGTCACCGCCACCTGAACCTCCTGCTGCCACTGGGCGTAGTCGGCCTGAACGAGTTCGTCGGGAATGATTTTCGCCAGGGCTTTAAGCGGCTCGGTCTTGGCCAGTATCTTGCCGACCTTGCTGACCGCGACGCCGCGATCGATCCAGCCGAGAATGCTGCGGACCTTTTCGATATCCGCCATCGAGTACAGCCGATGCCCGCTTTCGGTGCGTGTGGGCTGA
This region of Pseudomonas mandelii genomic DNA includes:
- a CDS encoding MerR family transcriptional regulator — translated: MPVLTEGVPDLQRGAALEQEELFPIREVARLTGINPVTLRAWERRYGLIQPTRTESGHRLYSMADIEKVRSILGWIDRGVAVSKVGKILAKTEPLKALAKIIPDELVQADYAQWQQEVQVAVTAFDEVKLEQVYGQIFSSYPLTVVFQDILMPIWKLMLQRHHAFGQTSEWLFLDGFLRSRVLQRMLLVRVMQPRRVIVCALADQAHELEVLVTALYLSSVDSAIQLLAIGQPFDELTLVCECIKPTALVLVSNHAPAPELPRRLNRLALSLDCQLLLAGDASDLAQDSLAGSSIGCLGNEGMVMRQRLKQFLAGNLDT